One Streptomyces sp. CG4 genomic window, GACAGCCCCGCCGGTCTGCTGCTGGACGCCACGCTCGCGGCCACGGACATCGTGATCGCCTCTCCCCTGTACTGGTACTCGGTGTCCAGCCTCACCAAGCGCTACCTGGACTACTGGTCCGGCTGGCTGCGCACCCCCGGCCTCGACTTCAGGGCGACCCTGTCCGGGCGCACCCTCTGGGGCATCGCCGCGCTCGCCGACAGCGAGCCGTCGGTAGCCGACCCCTACGCCGGCACGCTCAACAACTCGGCCGCCTACATGGGGATGCGCTTCGGCGGGGTACTGCTGGGCAACGGCAGCGCACCGGGCGACATCCTGAAGGACACCGACGCGCTCACGCGCGCGAAGACGTTCTTCGCGCAGGACGCGCCCCTCGCGCGCTTCCCGCACCAGGTCGCCTGAGGCCGTCCCGGAGGTCTCAGCCCCGGAGGCCTCTCAGTGGGTCAGGCGCTGATGTCCTTCGTCGAGAAACGCGCCCAGGCCGCCGAGCCGAACACGGCCGCGTACAGCGCCTGGAGGCCGAGGTTCTTCACCAGGTCGTCCCAGTAGACGGGGTCGCGCATCAGGTCGGCGAAGGACAGCCAGTAGTGCGAGAAGAAGTACGGCTGGAGCGCGTGCAACTGAGGTATCTGGTCAAGGATCTGCACGGTGATGAGCAGGCCGACGGTGGTGGCCATCGCCGCGATACCGCTGTTGGTGAGCGTCGACACGAACAGGCCGAGAGCCGCCAAGCCCACCAGTGAAGCGGCGACCACCAGGGCTATCAGCAGGGCCCGGCCGAGGCCCTCGGCGAAGCTGATCCGGGTGCCGGAGATGGTCGTGAGGTCGCCCAGCGGGAAGAGCAACGCACCGACGAGAAGCGCCGATACGGCGACGACCAGGGTGGCCAGCACGCAGAAGGCCATCATGGTCGTGTACTTGGTGAGCAGCAGCCGGGTGCGGCCGGCCGGGGCGACCAGCAGATAGCGCAGGGTGCCCGCGCTCGCCTCGCCCGCTATCGCGTCGCCCGCGACGACTCCGACGGCCATCGGCAGGAAGAACGGCAGGGTCGCCGCCAGCGCCGTGAACACCAGGAACAGGCCGTTGTTGGTGATCTGCGAGATGAACGCCGGGCCCTGGCCACTGTGGTCCGCCGCCCCGCCGCCCCGCGTCTGGATCTTCACCGCGATCCCCACCAGCACCGGCACCGCGGCCAGCACCCCGAGCAGGGCGAGCGTGCGCCAGCGCCGGAGGGTCGTGACCAGCTCGCTGCGGAGCAGCCCGAACGTCCACAGCGGACTCGGCCGGCGGACGGCGGCTCCGGGAACCGACTCGGCTCCGGCGACTTTCCCGGCCCCGGGAACAGCCTCGGATCCGGCAGCCGTCTCAGCCCGCGACATCGAAGCCCTCCCCCGTCAGCGCCACGAACGCGTCCTCCAGCGAGGCTCGTTCGACCGTGAAGCCCCGTACCCGTACCCCCGCCGCGACCAGGGCGGCGTTCACCTCGGCGAGGTCCCGCGCGGGCGGTTCGCCGGTGACCCGGTCGCCGTCGGCGGTGACGTCCCCGACGCCCTGTTCCTTCAGCACCCGGG contains:
- a CDS encoding NAD(P)H-dependent oxidoreductase is translated as MSRRFLFVLGSARTEGNTELLARAAAEQLPGDVEQRWIRLAEHPLPDFTDLRHASDHARPPADSPAGLLLDATLAATDIVIASPLYWYSVSSLTKRYLDYWSGWLRTPGLDFRATLSGRTLWGIAALADSEPSVADPYAGTLNNSAAYMGMRFGGVLLGNGSAPGDILKDTDALTRAKTFFAQDAPLARFPHQVA
- a CDS encoding ABC transporter permease — translated: MSRAETAAGSEAVPGAGKVAGAESVPGAAVRRPSPLWTFGLLRSELVTTLRRWRTLALLGVLAAVPVLVGIAVKIQTRGGGAADHSGQGPAFISQITNNGLFLVFTALAATLPFFLPMAVGVVAGDAIAGEASAGTLRYLLVAPAGRTRLLLTKYTTMMAFCVLATLVVAVSALLVGALLFPLGDLTTISGTRISFAEGLGRALLIALVVAASLVGLAALGLFVSTLTNSGIAAMATTVGLLITVQILDQIPQLHALQPYFFSHYWLSFADLMRDPVYWDDLVKNLGLQALYAAVFGSAAWARFSTKDISA